In the genome of Falsirhodobacter halotolerans, one region contains:
- the lpxC gene encoding UDP-3-O-acyl-N-acetylglucosamine deacetylase: MQRTLKTAVSFSGLGLHSGRPARMTVRPASADYGIWFRRTDLKVTDTLIPARWDVVVPSKLCTLLSNASGATVSTVEHIMAALAGCGIHNALIEIDGPEIPIMDGSSAVFVDRFLAVGLREQMIPVRAIRVLEAIEVREGDAVARLEPSEMLEIDFTIDFAEKAIGHQAKHLNMANGAFVRELCDSRTFCRQADVDAMRANGLALGGTVDNAVVFDGDHVVSPGGLRHADEPVRHKMLDALGDLALAGGPILGRYTGTRAGHALTNKLLHALFAKRGAWKMVECGPTTGLKLPGMGVARADLAAVA; this comes from the coding sequence ATGCAGCGCACTTTGAAAACGGCGGTCAGCTTTTCCGGCTTGGGTCTGCACAGCGGACGTCCGGCCCGCATGACGGTGCGCCCAGCCTCGGCGGATTACGGGATCTGGTTCCGGCGGACCGATCTGAAGGTGACGGACACGCTGATTCCAGCGCGTTGGGATGTGGTGGTGCCGTCCAAGCTGTGCACCCTGCTGTCCAACGCCTCGGGCGCGACGGTGTCCACGGTTGAACATATCATGGCGGCGCTGGCCGGGTGCGGCATCCACAACGCCCTGATCGAGATCGACGGGCCGGAAATTCCGATCATGGACGGCTCCTCCGCCGTGTTCGTGGACCGTTTTCTGGCCGTTGGCCTGCGCGAGCAGATGATTCCCGTTCGCGCCATCCGCGTGCTCGAGGCGATCGAAGTGCGTGAGGGCGACGCCGTCGCGCGGCTGGAGCCGTCGGAGATGCTGGAGATCGACTTCACCATCGATTTCGCCGAAAAGGCCATCGGGCATCAGGCGAAGCACCTGAACATGGCCAACGGCGCGTTCGTGCGCGAGCTGTGTGACAGCCGCACCTTCTGCCGTCAGGCGGATGTGGACGCGATGCGCGCCAACGGCCTGGCCCTGGGCGGCACGGTGGACAATGCCGTGGTGTTCGACGGCGACCATGTCGTCAGCCCCGGCGGCCTGCGCCATGCGGACGAACCTGTGCGTCACAAGATGCTGGACGCCTTGGGCGATCTGGCGCTGGCGGGGGGGCCGATCCTCGGCCGCTACACCGGCACCCGCGCGGGCCATGCGTTGACGAACAAGCTGCTTCACGCCCTGTTTGCCAAGCGTGGGGCATGGAAGATGGTCGAATGCGGGCCGACGACCGGCCTGAAACTGCCGGGCATGGGCGTGGCGCGTGCCGATCTGGCCGCCGTTGCGTGA
- the ftsZ gene encoding cell division protein FtsZ: MRLTLMNDQQEELKPRITVFGVGGAGGNAVNNMIEQQLEGVEFVVANTDAQALQQSNAAAKIQMGLKVTEGLGAGARPSVGAAAAEETIEEIVDHLAGAHMCFITAGMGGGTGTGAAPIIAQAARELGVLTVGVVTKPFQFEGNKRMRQADEGIEALQKVVDTLIIIPNQNLFRLANDRTTFTEAFAMADDVLYQGVKGVTDLMVRPGLINLDFADVRAVMDEMGKAMMGTGEAEGDERAKMAAEKAIANPLLDEVSLNGAKGVLINITGGYDLTLFELDEAAETIRNKVDQDANIIVGSTLDTTMEGRIRVSVVATGIEAAKSQQEATPPRRPLAQPLPQTPVAEERPAPVAARPAPQPQAAPVQRTMFEPPRDEMIEETEDTPPPAYRPQAEPAPAPAQPPRMQQRPAPSVNDDASSFVAPRPRAAQAGQPGTPSPETMARLAAAVSKAPPRGAPAASPAQRPAQPAPRPQAQAEKPRFGIGSLINRMAGHAEPSQPVERPQSRAQQQVAYDQEPEPNPEQERIEIPAFLRRQAN; encoded by the coding sequence ATGCGTCTCACTCTGATGAACGATCAACAGGAAGAACTGAAGCCGCGCATCACGGTGTTCGGTGTCGGTGGTGCGGGCGGCAATGCCGTCAACAACATGATCGAACAGCAGCTTGAGGGTGTGGAGTTCGTGGTCGCGAACACCGACGCGCAGGCGCTGCAGCAGTCGAACGCGGCGGCCAAGATCCAGATGGGCCTGAAGGTCACCGAAGGTCTGGGCGCGGGCGCGCGCCCCTCCGTGGGCGCTGCGGCGGCGGAGGAGACGATCGAGGAGATCGTCGATCATCTGGCCGGCGCGCATATGTGCTTCATCACCGCCGGCATGGGCGGCGGCACCGGCACCGGCGCGGCCCCGATCATCGCGCAGGCCGCGCGCGAGCTGGGCGTGCTGACCGTGGGCGTCGTGACCAAGCCCTTCCAGTTCGAAGGCAACAAGCGCATGCGTCAGGCCGATGAGGGGATCGAAGCCCTTCAGAAGGTCGTGGACACGCTGATCATCATTCCCAACCAGAACCTGTTCCGTCTGGCCAACGACCGCACGACCTTCACCGAGGCGTTCGCGATGGCCGACGACGTTCTGTATCAGGGCGTGAAGGGCGTGACGGACCTGATGGTGCGTCCGGGTCTCATCAACCTCGACTTTGCCGACGTGCGCGCGGTGATGGACGAGATGGGCAAGGCCATGATGGGCACGGGCGAGGCCGAGGGCGACGAGCGCGCCAAGATGGCCGCCGAGAAGGCGATCGCCAACCCGCTTCTGGACGAAGTCAGCCTGAACGGCGCGAAAGGCGTGCTGATCAACATCACCGGCGGCTATGACCTGACGCTGTTCGAACTGGACGAAGCGGCGGAAACCATCCGCAACAAGGTCGATCAGGACGCGAACATCATCGTCGGGTCCACGCTGGACACGACGATGGAGGGCCGCATCCGCGTGTCGGTCGTGGCCACGGGGATCGAGGCCGCGAAGTCGCAGCAGGAAGCCACTCCGCCGCGCCGCCCCTTGGCGCAACCGCTGCCGCAGACGCCGGTCGCCGAAGAGCGTCCCGCGCCCGTCGCCGCCCGTCCCGCCCCCCAACCGCAGGCCGCCCCGGTGCAGCGCACCATGTTCGAGCCGCCGCGCGACGAGATGATCGAGGAAACGGAAGACACGCCGCCCCCCGCCTATCGTCCGCAGGCCGAACCGGCCCCCGCGCCCGCACAGCCGCCGCGGATGCAGCAGCGTCCGGCCCCGTCGGTGAACGACGATGCCTCGTCCTTCGTGGCCCCGCGTCCGCGCGCGGCGCAGGCCGGTCAGCCCGGAACGCCGTCGCCCGAAACGATGGCCCGTCTGGCCGCCGCCGTCAGCAAGGCCCCGCCGCGTGGCGCGCCCGCCGCAAGCCCGGCCCAGCGTCCGGCCCAACCGGCCCCGCGTCCGCAAGCGCAGGCGGAAAAGCCGCGCTTCGGCATCGGGTCGCTGATCAACCGCATGGCCGGCCATGCCGAGCCGTCGCAGCCGGTCGAACGTCCGCAGTCCCGCGCGCAGCAGCAGGTCGCCTACGATCAGGAACCCGAGCCGAACCCCGAGCAGGAGCGGATCGAGATTCCGGCTTTCCTGCGCCGTCAGGCGAACTGA
- the ftsA gene encoding cell division protein FtsA, whose amino-acid sequence MTDLYQSQRAMRNMRRAAIQRGVIAVLDVGSTKIACLILRFDGPDRLREQDGVGSMAGQSQFRVIGAATTRSRGVRFGEISVMNETERAIRTVVQSAQKMAEVRVDHVIATFSGGEPRSYGLAGDWELQDSVVSEQDVARVLSACEVPDIGMGREVMHAQPVNFALDHRTGLADPRGQIGNRLACDMHMLSIDASTIQNLLYCIKRCDLELAGIASSAYVSGISSLVEDEQELGAACIDMGGGSTGISIFIKKHMIYADSVRMGGDHVTSDIAKGLQIPLAQAEKIKTLKGGIHATGMDDRDMISIGADTGDWDKDSRTVSRTELIGIMRPRVEEILEEVRARLDAAGFEHLPSQQIVLTGGASQVPGLDGLASRILGQRVRLGRPLRVQGLPQAITGSAFASAVGLCLFAAHPQDEWWDFEIPNERYPGRSLQKAFRWFKDNW is encoded by the coding sequence ATGACCGATCTGTACCAGTCCCAGCGTGCGATGCGGAACATGCGCCGCGCCGCGATTCAGCGGGGGGTGATCGCGGTTCTGGACGTGGGGTCCACCAAGATCGCCTGCCTGATCCTGCGGTTCGACGGGCCGGACCGGCTGCGCGAACAGGATGGCGTGGGGTCGATGGCGGGGCAGAGCCAGTTCCGCGTGATCGGCGCAGCCACGACCCGGTCGCGCGGGGTTCGTTTCGGCGAGATCAGCGTGATGAACGAGACCGAACGCGCGATCCGCACCGTGGTGCAAAGCGCGCAGAAGATGGCCGAGGTGCGGGTCGATCACGTCATCGCCACCTTCTCGGGCGGGGAGCCGCGCAGCTATGGCCTTGCGGGCGACTGGGAGCTTCAGGATTCGGTGGTGAGCGAGCAGGACGTGGCGCGCGTCCTGTCGGCCTGCGAGGTGCCCGACATCGGCATGGGGCGTGAGGTGATGCACGCCCAACCCGTGAACTTCGCGCTGGACCACCGCACCGGCCTGGCCGATCCGCGCGGGCAGATCGGCAACCGTCTGGCCTGCGACATGCACATGCTGTCCATCGACGCGAGCACGATCCAGAATCTGCTGTATTGCATCAAGCGCTGCGATCTGGAATTGGCGGGGATCGCCTCGTCGGCCTATGTCTCCGGCATCTCCAGCCTGGTGGAGGACGAACAGGAACTGGGCGCGGCCTGTATCGACATGGGGGGCGGGTCCACCGGCATCTCGATCTTCATCAAGAAGCACATGATCTATGCCGACTCGGTGCGGATGGGGGGCGATCACGTCACCTCGGACATCGCCAAGGGGTTGCAGATCCCGCTGGCGCAGGCGGAGAAGATCAAGACGCTGAAGGGCGGCATCCACGCGACCGGCATGGACGACCGCGACATGATTTCCATCGGCGCGGATACGGGCGACTGGGACAAAGACAGCCGCACCGTCAGCCGGACCGAGCTGATCGGCATCATGCGCCCCCGGGTGGAGGAAATCCTGGAGGAAGTCCGCGCCCGTCTGGACGCCGCCGGGTTCGAGCATCTTCCCAGCCAGCAGATCGTCCTGACCGGCGGGGCGAGCCAGGTGCCGGGTCTGGACGGTCTGGCCAGCCGCATCCTGGGCCAGCGCGTCCGTCTGGGCCGCCCGTTGCGGGTGCAGGGTCTGCCGCAGGCGATCACCGGATCGGCCTTCGCCTCGGCCGTGGGGCTGTGCCTGTTCGCGGCGCATCCGCAGGACGAGTGGTGGGATTTCGAGATTCCGAACGAACGCTATCCCGGCCGGTCGCTGCAAAAAGCCTTCCGCTGGTTCAAGGACAACTGGTGA
- a CDS encoding cell division protein FtsQ/DivIB, producing the protein MQPMNRPPHRGHGRRDPAPSRFNYRLQRMMLTPIYRRLFRVGLPILLVTLVVGIYFASESRRAGVAQSYVALKEAFQGRPEFQVHLFRVENASPQLAETIRRLLDLQLPESSFDLDLVALRERILTLDPVADVALRIAPGGVLTADVDERVPVVVWRSAANVELLDAEGNRVMLVAERNDRADLPLIAGTGANKAVPEVMALIAAAEPIMPRVRGIVRVGERRWDFVLDRNQRILLPVDDPIPAIERILALDQADDLLARDVIAIDFRLKERPVLRLAPNAMAELRRARANP; encoded by the coding sequence ATGCAACCGATGAACCGCCCCCCCCATCGCGGCCACGGACGGCGCGATCCCGCGCCCAGCCGGTTCAACTACCGCCTGCAGCGGATGATGCTGACGCCGATCTATCGGCGTCTGTTTCGTGTGGGGCTTCCGATTCTTCTGGTGACGCTGGTCGTCGGCATCTATTTCGCCAGTGAAAGCCGTCGCGCCGGGGTTGCCCAATCCTATGTCGCGCTGAAAGAGGCGTTTCAGGGCCGCCCCGAATTCCAGGTTCACCTGTTCCGCGTTGAAAACGCCTCGCCGCAACTGGCGGAGACGATCCGGCGGCTTCTGGACCTGCAACTGCCCGAAAGCTCGTTCGATCTGGATCTGGTCGCCTTGCGCGAGCGGATCCTGACGCTGGACCCCGTGGCCGATGTCGCGCTGCGCATCGCGCCGGGCGGCGTGTTGACGGCGGATGTGGACGAACGGGTGCCGGTGGTCGTCTGGCGGTCCGCCGCCAATGTCGAACTCCTGGACGCCGAAGGAAACCGCGTGATGCTGGTGGCCGAACGCAACGATCGCGCCGACCTGCCGCTGATCGCCGGAACCGGGGCAAACAAGGCCGTGCCGGAGGTGATGGCCCTGATCGCCGCCGCCGAACCCATCATGCCCCGCGTGCGCGGCATCGTGCGGGTGGGCGAACGGCGGTGGGATTTCGTGCTGGACCGCAACCAGCGCATTCTGTTGCCGGTGGACGACCCCATCCCCGCGATCGAGCGCATCCTTGCGCTGGATCAGGCGGACGACCTGCTGGCCCGCGACGTGATCGCGATCGATTTCAGACTCAAAGAACGCCCCGTGCTGCGTCTTGCGCCAAATGCCATGGCCGAGCTGCGTCGCGCGCGGGCCAATCCATAA
- a CDS encoding D-alanine--D-alanine ligase — protein MAGMSGRTARKVAVLMGGPSAEREVSLSSGRECAAALREAGYEVVALDAGPDLFTRLNDIHPDVVFNALHGRWGEDGCVQGVLEWMGLPYTHSGVLASSLAMDKTRAKMAFAAAGLPVVQSVIADRATVEAGHVLPPPYVVKPNNEGSSVGVYIVQAGANAPPRLSEAMPDVVMVETYAPGRELTVAVMGDRALCVTDIVTQGWYDYDAKYTVGGSRHVIPAVIPAEIAAACMEYALRAHQALGCRGLSRTDFRWDEERGLDGLILLETNTQPGMTPTSLAPEQAAQCGVSFPELCDWLVKDASCNR, from the coding sequence ATGGCGGGAATGTCTGGCAGGACAGCCCGCAAGGTTGCAGTTCTGATGGGCGGACCCTCGGCCGAGCGCGAGGTCTCGCTCAGCTCCGGGCGCGAATGCGCGGCAGCCCTGCGGGAAGCGGGATATGAGGTGGTCGCACTGGATGCCGGCCCCGACCTTTTCACACGCCTGAACGATATTCACCCTGACGTTGTGTTCAACGCCCTGCATGGCCGCTGGGGCGAGGATGGCTGCGTCCAAGGCGTTCTGGAGTGGATGGGCCTGCCCTATACCCATTCCGGGGTGCTGGCGTCGTCGTTGGCGATGGACAAGACGCGGGCGAAGATGGCCTTTGCCGCCGCCGGTCTGCCCGTGGTGCAAAGCGTGATCGCGGACCGCGCGACGGTGGAGGCGGGGCATGTCCTGCCGCCCCCTTACGTGGTCAAGCCCAACAACGAAGGATCCTCCGTCGGCGTCTATATCGTGCAGGCGGGGGCCAATGCGCCGCCGCGCCTGTCGGAGGCGATGCCGGATGTGGTGATGGTCGAAACCTATGCCCCTGGGCGCGAATTGACGGTGGCCGTGATGGGCGACCGCGCGCTGTGCGTGACCGACATCGTGACGCAGGGCTGGTATGATTATGACGCCAAATACACGGTTGGGGGGTCCCGCCATGTGATCCCCGCCGTGATCCCGGCCGAGATCGCGGCCGCCTGCATGGAGTATGCCCTGCGGGCGCATCAGGCGCTTGGATGCCGCGGCCTCAGCCGGACCGATTTCCGCTGGGACGAGGAGCGTGGGCTCGACGGCCTGATCCTTCTGGAGACCAACACCCAGCCGGGCATGACGCCGACCTCGCTCGCGCCCGAACAGGCGGCGCAGTGCGGCGTGTCCTTTCCCGAGCTGTGCGACTGGCTGGTGAAGGATGCGTCATGCAACCGATGA
- the murB gene encoding UDP-N-acetylmuramate dehydrogenase, with protein sequence MTMPDVRGTLTPDRPLADLTWLRVGGPADWFFQPADEADLAQFLAALPQDVAVFPMGVGSNLIVRDGGIRAVVIRLGRGFNGIRIEGDRVIAGAAALDAHVARRAAEGGRDLTFLRTIPGCIGGAVRMNAGCYGTYVADHLVEVRAITRVGAEVTIPAAELNLRYRQSDLPEGCVLVEAVFAAGEGDPETLAARMADQLAKRDATQPTKDRTAGSTFRNPVGYSSTGRDDDTHEMKAWKVIDDAGLRGATLGGAQMSEKHSNFMINTGQATAADLENLGEMVRKRVSETFGLTLEWEIMRVGEPADK encoded by the coding sequence ATGACGATGCCCGACGTGCGCGGCACGCTGACGCCCGATCGCCCCCTGGCCGATCTGACATGGCTGCGGGTCGGTGGGCCGGCGGACTGGTTTTTCCAACCTGCGGATGAGGCGGATCTGGCGCAGTTTCTGGCCGCGCTGCCGCAGGATGTCGCGGTCTTTCCGATGGGCGTGGGATCGAACCTGATCGTGCGCGATGGGGGGATTCGGGCGGTGGTGATCCGCTTGGGGCGCGGCTTCAACGGGATTCGGATCGAGGGCGATCGGGTCATCGCGGGGGCTGCGGCGCTTGATGCCCATGTGGCCCGCCGCGCGGCGGAGGGCGGGCGCGACCTGACCTTCCTGCGCACCATTCCCGGTTGCATCGGCGGGGCGGTGCGGATGAACGCGGGCTGCTATGGCACCTATGTCGCGGATCATCTGGTGGAGGTGCGGGCGATCACGCGGGTGGGGGCGGAGGTCACGATCCCCGCCGCCGAGCTGAACCTGCGCTATCGCCAGTCCGACCTGCCGGAGGGCTGTGTGCTGGTGGAAGCGGTCTTCGCGGCGGGGGAGGGCGATCCCGAAACCCTGGCCGCCCGCATGGCCGACCAGCTGGCCAAGCGCGACGCGACCCAGCCCACCAAGGATCGCACCGCCGGATCGACCTTCCGCAACCCGGTCGGTTATTCCTCCACGGGCCGCGACGATGACACGCATGAAATGAAGGCGTGGAAGGTCATCGACGACGCCGGACTGCGCGGCGCAACCCTGGGTGGTGCGCAGATGAGCGAGAAGCACTCCAACTTCATGATCAACACTGGGCAAGCCACCGCCGCCGATCTTGAGAATCTTGGCGAGATGGTCAGAAAGAGGGTTTCCGAAACCTTCGGTTTGACGTTAGAGTGGGAAATCATGCGGGTCGGAGAACCCGCTGACAAATAA
- a CDS encoding DUF2484 family protein — MIAVSGLAAVWFVAALALSGRVHAPTGWALTFSGIPVLGLVTWQFGPLIGLIALMVALFLLRTPLRAVRRRAGRAVE, encoded by the coding sequence ATGATTGCCGTCTCCGGCCTCGCGGCGGTCTGGTTCGTGGCGGCGCTGGCGCTGTCGGGGCGGGTTCATGCGCCGACCGGCTGGGCGCTGACCTTCAGCGGGATTCCGGTTCTGGGATTGGTGACGTGGCAGTTCGGGCCGTTGATCGGGCTGATCGCCCTGATGGTGGCGCTGTTCTTGCTGCGCACCCCGCTGCGGGCCGTCCGGCGGCGGGCGGGGAGGGCGGTCGAATGA
- the murC gene encoding UDP-N-acetylmuramate--L-alanine ligase has protein sequence MNAATKLPGELGPIHFVGIGGIGMSGIAEVLMTLGYTVQGSDAKASKITGRLVELGATFFEGQRAENVGEAAVVVISSAIKPGNPELEEARRRQLPVVRRAEMLAELMRMRSNIAVAGTHGKTTTTTMVATLLDKGGFDPTVINGGVIHAYGSNARAGAGEWMVVEADESDGSFNRLPATIAIVTNIDPEHMEHWGSFDALRKGFHDFVSNIPFYGLAVCCTDHAEVQALVGRVTDRRIVTFGFNAQADVRAINLTYENGVAHFDVALQAEGTVIEGCTLPMPGDHNVSNALSAVAVARHLGMKRAEIREALAAFGGVNRRFTKVGEVLGGVTIIDDYGHHPVEIAAVLRAARQATKGRVIAVHQPHRYSRLASLFEDFCTCFNEADVVAISDIYAAGEDPIPGAGRDDLVAGLIAHGHRHARAILSEDDLERLVREQAGPGDMVVCLGAGTISAWANALPGRMA, from the coding sequence ATGAACGCCGCCACGAAACTCCCCGGGGAACTGGGTCCGATCCATTTTGTCGGCATCGGCGGGATCGGCATGTCGGGCATTGCCGAAGTGCTGATGACGCTGGGCTATACCGTGCAGGGATCGGACGCGAAGGCCTCCAAGATCACGGGCCGTCTGGTTGAACTGGGGGCGACCTTCTTCGAAGGGCAGCGGGCGGAGAATGTGGGCGAGGCGGCGGTGGTCGTCATCTCTTCGGCCATCAAGCCCGGCAACCCGGAGCTGGAGGAGGCGCGACGCCGTCAGCTTCCCGTGGTGCGGCGGGCCGAGATGCTGGCCGAACTGATGCGGATGCGGTCCAACATCGCGGTCGCCGGAACGCATGGCAAGACGACGACCACGACGATGGTCGCGACGCTGCTGGACAAGGGCGGGTTCGATCCCACGGTTATCAATGGCGGGGTGATCCACGCCTATGGCTCCAACGCGCGGGCCGGGGCGGGCGAATGGATGGTGGTGGAGGCGGATGAAAGCGACGGGTCGTTCAACCGCCTGCCCGCGACCATCGCCATCGTGACCAATATCGACCCCGAACATATGGAACATTGGGGAAGTTTCGACGCACTGCGCAAGGGCTTCCACGATTTCGTCTCGAACATCCCGTTCTATGGTCTGGCCGTCTGTTGCACCGATCATGCCGAGGTGCAGGCGCTGGTGGGGCGTGTGACCGACCGGCGGATCGTGACCTTCGGCTTCAATGCGCAGGCCGACGTGCGGGCGATCAACCTGACCTATGAAAACGGGGTGGCGCATTTCGACGTGGCCCTGCAGGCTGAAGGCACGGTGATCGAGGGCTGCACCCTGCCGATGCCCGGCGATCACAACGTCTCGAACGCCCTGTCCGCCGTGGCCGTGGCCCGCCATCTGGGCATGAAGCGGGCGGAAATTCGTGAGGCGCTGGCGGCCTTTGGCGGGGTGAACCGGCGGTTCACCAAGGTGGGCGAGGTTCTGGGCGGCGTCACCATCATCGACGATTACGGCCACCACCCGGTGGAGATCGCAGCCGTTCTGCGCGCCGCGCGGCAGGCGACGAAGGGCCGCGTGATCGCGGTGCACCAGCCCCACCGCTACAGCCGTCTGGCCAGCCTGTTCGAGGATTTCTGCACCTGCTTCAACGAGGCGGACGTGGTGGCGATTTCCGACATCTATGCCGCCGGTGAGGATCCGATTCCCGGCGCGGGCCGCGACGATCTGGTGGCGGGGCTGATCGCCCACGGCCACCGCCACGCCCGGGCCATCCTGTCCGAGGATGATCTGGAGCGGCTGGTGCGCGAGCAGGCGGGCCCGGGGGACATGGTGGTCTGTCTCGGGGCGGGCACGATTTCGGCCTGGGCCAACGCGCTGCCCGGACGGATGGCATGA
- a CDS encoding UDP-N-acetylglucosamine--N-acetylmuramyl-(pentapeptide) pyrophosphoryl-undecaprenol N-acetylglucosamine transferase, giving the protein MADVADQPLLLIAAGGTGGHMFPAQALAEAMVRKGWRVKLSTDSRGARYTGGFPHTVQVEEVASATFARGAKVMVPFRIARGVLAAMRAMRRDRPAVVVGFGGYPSIPALTAAWLLRLPRMIHEQNGVLGRVNRIFAPRVDRIACGTWPTDLPKGITGKHTGNPVRQAVLDRAGAPYVPPGAGDISVLVIGGSQGARVLSKVVPDAFSRLPKALRSRLKISHQARAEDAETVIRTYRDAGIAAEVEGFFTDVPARIAGAQLVVSRSGASSLADITVIGRPSVLIPFAAAAGDHQTANARGLVQGGAASILPEGRLDAPALCEHILAVLNQPTAAAHMAASALALGRPDATQRLVAIVEELRTA; this is encoded by the coding sequence ATGGCCGATGTGGCGGACCAACCCCTCCTGCTGATCGCGGCGGGGGGGACCGGCGGGCATATGTTCCCCGCGCAGGCCCTGGCCGAAGCGATGGTGCGCAAGGGGTGGCGGGTCAAGCTGTCCACCGATTCGCGCGGCGCCCGCTATACCGGCGGGTTTCCCCATACCGTGCAGGTGGAGGAGGTGGCTTCGGCCACATTCGCCCGTGGGGCCAAGGTGATGGTGCCGTTCCGCATTGCGCGGGGGGTGCTGGCGGCGATGCGGGCGATGCGGCGCGACCGACCGGCGGTGGTCGTGGGCTTTGGCGGCTATCCCTCCATCCCGGCGCTGACGGCGGCGTGGCTGCTGCGCCTGCCGCGGATGATCCATGAACAGAACGGCGTGCTGGGGCGGGTGAACCGCATCTTCGCGCCGCGGGTCGATCGCATCGCCTGCGGCACCTGGCCCACCGATCTGCCCAAGGGCATCACGGGCAAGCATACGGGCAACCCCGTCCGTCAGGCGGTTCTGGACCGCGCCGGCGCGCCCTATGTGCCGCCGGGCGCGGGCGACATCTCGGTTCTGGTCATCGGCGGAAGCCAGGGGGCGCGGGTGCTGTCGAAGGTGGTGCCGGACGCGTTCAGCCGTCTGCCGAAGGCCCTGCGGTCGCGCCTGAAGATCAGCCATCAGGCCCGGGCCGAGGACGCCGAGACCGTCATCCGCACCTATCGCGATGCCGGGATCGCGGCGGAGGTGGAGGGGTTCTTCACTGACGTTCCGGCCCGCATCGCGGGGGCGCAGCTGGTCGTCTCACGCTCGGGGGCCAGTTCGCTTGCGGACATCACGGTGATCGGGCGCCCCTCGGTGCTGATCCCGTTCGCGGCGGCGGCGGGGGATCACCAAACCGCCAACGCGCGGGGGCTGGTGCAGGGCGGCGCGGCTTCCATCCTGCCGGAGGGTCGGCTTGACGCGCCCGCCCTTTGCGAGCACATCCTTGCCGTGTTGAATCAGCCCACCGCCGCCGCCCACATGGCCGCAAGCGCGCTGGCCCTTGGCCGCCCGGACGCCACGCAGCGTCTGGTGGCCATCGTCGAAGAATTGAGGACCGCATGA
- the ftsW gene encoding putative lipid II flippase FtsW — MTEMVHGAVSARASEPVLPRWWRTIDKWSLTSIFILFGIGLLLALAASVPLATRNGLAPFYYVERQMFFGGMAMVAMVAISMMSPDMVRRLGVLGFAASFAALALLPIFGTDFGKGAVRWFSLGFASFQPSEFLKPGFIIVTAWLMSSAQELNGPPGKRISFILLMVIAGFLSMQPDFGQTALILFGWSVIYFVAGAPMFLILGFIGAVVFSGTLFYESSEHFARRIDGFLNPDLDPRTQLGYATNAIIEGGFFGVGVGEGQVKWSLPDAHTDFIIAVAAEEYGLILVLCIIALYATIVVRSLFRLMRERDPFIRLAGTGLACIFGVQAMINMGVAVRLLPAKGMTLPFVSYGGSSVIAAGITVGMLLALTRTRPQGEIGDILFKRGR, encoded by the coding sequence ATGACTGAGATGGTCCACGGCGCGGTATCCGCGCGGGCGTCGGAACCCGTTCTTCCCCGGTGGTGGCGAACCATCGACAAATGGTCGTTGACCTCGATCTTCATCCTGTTCGGGATCGGGCTTCTGCTGGCGCTCGCGGCCTCGGTTCCGCTGGCGACCCGCAACGGACTGGCCCCGTTCTATTACGTGGAACGTCAGATGTTCTTCGGCGGGATGGCGATGGTGGCGATGGTCGCCATCTCCATGATGTCGCCCGACATGGTGCGCCGTCTGGGGGTCTTGGGTTTTGCCGCCTCGTTCGCAGCGCTGGCGCTGCTGCCCATCTTCGGCACGGATTTCGGCAAGGGGGCCGTGCGCTGGTTCAGCCTTGGATTCGCCTCGTTCCAGCCGTCCGAATTCCTCAAGCCCGGCTTCATCATCGTGACCGCGTGGCTGATGTCCTCGGCGCAGGAGCTGAACGGCCCGCCGGGCAAGCGCATCTCGTTCATCCTCTTGATGGTCATCGCGGGGTTCCTCTCGATGCAGCCCGACTTCGGCCAGACCGCGCTGATCCTGTTTGGGTGGAGCGTGATCTATTTCGTGGCGGGCGCCCCCATGTTCCTGATTTTGGGATTCATCGGTGCGGTCGTGTTTTCGGGGACGCTGTTCTACGAAAGCTCGGAACACTTCGCGCGTCGGATCGACGGGTTCCTGAACCCCGATCTCGACCCCCGCACGCAGCTTGGCTATGCCACCAACGCCATCATCGAAGGCGGGTTCTTCGGTGTCGGCGTGGGGGAGGGGCAGGTGAAATGGTCGCTGCCCGATGCGCATACCGACTTCATCATCGCCGTGGCGGCCGAGGAATACGGCCTGATCCTGGTGCTGTGCATCATCGCGCTTTATGCCACGATCGTGGTGCGCAGCCTGTTCCGCCTGATGCGCGAACGCGACCCCTTTATCCGGCTGGCGGGGACGGGGCTGGCCTGCATCTTCGGCGTGCAGGCCATGATCAACATGGGCGTGGCCGTGCGGCTTCTGCCCGCCAAGGGGATGACGCTGCCCTTCGTCAGCTATGGCGGGTCGTCCGTCATCGCGGCGGGGATCACGGTGGGGATGCTTCTGGCCCTGACCCGCACCCGCCCGCAGGGCGAGATCGGCGACATCCTGTTCAAGCGGGGCCGCTGA